In the Gossypium raimondii isolate GPD5lz chromosome 9, ASM2569854v1, whole genome shotgun sequence genome, one interval contains:
- the LOC105797947 gene encoding (+)-borneol dehydrogenase 1, with the protein YCCFLQWFRLRLAGKVAIITGGASGIGASTACLFHENGAKVVIADIQDNKGEALAKKLGESACYIHCDVTNEDDIRNLTDTAISKHGKLDIMHNNAGILDRTLSTILDITKSEIDQVIGVNLVGALLGAKHAARVMSPQRKGCILFTASACTAIAGLPSGNAYAVSKHGVLGLTKNLAAELGHYGIRVNCISPYGVATPMIAPNETEMRNMEQSLTAMGNLKGEILKPEGLAYAALYLASDEANYVSGVNLVLDGGFSIVNPTIMKAFNLIH; encoded by the coding sequence TATTGTTGCTTTTTACAATGGTTTCGTCTCAGGTTAGCAGGGAAAGTGGCAATTATAACAGGAGGGGCAAGCGGCATTGGCGCAAGCACAGCATGCCTTTTCCACGAGAACGGTGCCAAGGTGGTCATCGCTGATATCCAGGATAACAAAGGAGAAGCCCTTGCCAAAAAGCTGGGCGAAAGTGCTTGCTACATTCACTGTGATGTGACGAACGAAGATGATATCCGCAACCTTACGGACACCGCCATCAGCAAGCACGGCAAACTCGACATAATGCATAACAATGCAGGCATCCTGGACCGTACCTTGAGCACCATTTTGGATATCACAAAGTCAGAAATAGACCAAGTTATTGGGGTAAACCTTGTGGGTGCTCTCCTAGGAGCCAAACATGCAGCCAGGGTGATGTCGCCTCAGCGCAAAGGATGCATACTTTTTACTGCTAGTGCTTGTACTGCGATCGCGGGGCTGCCATCAGGCAATGCCTATGCAGTGTCGAAACATGGAGTTTTGGGACTGACTAAGAACTTAGCAGCAGAGCTTGGGCATTATGGGATAAGAGTGAACTGTATATCGCCATATGGAGTTGCCACTCCAATGATTGCACCAAATGAAACAGAGATGAGAAACATGGAACAATCGCTAACAGCAATGGGAAATCTGAAAGGGGAAATTCTGAAGCCAGAGGGATTGGCTTATGCAGCGTTATACCTGGCTAGTGATGAAGCGAATTATGTGAGTGGGGTCAACCTTGTTTTGGATGGAGGTTTCAGCATTGTCAATCCTACCATTATGAAGGCTTTTAAccttattcattaa